CACGGAGAAAGTTCCAGGGAAGGAGCAACCCTGTCGAGAACTCTCCAGGTCCTTCTGAGACTGTAGTAGGGCATGGAGTATTCGCCGGTGCTGACGGTTGCCATCCAGTCGATAGGACCGGAGCTGGGGTCATACCAGCCGGCCGCCGTCGCGACTTCGATCAGGTTCGGGGAGAACATTATGTCGGGATCGTTGGGATCGAGTTCCCTGATCCTGAACATGTTGGATTCGACGAAGACTTCTCCGTCGGGAACTTTCTTGGCCGCCCAGAGAGCGCTCTTCTGGTCCGGTGTCGCACAGATCTCGAAGACCCAGGCTTCCTGAGGGTCGGTTATTGTGAGAGTTTCGCCCCAGCCGTAGTAGCCGTACTCTACGGCCAGCGCGCCCATGAGCTCGATTGCCTCTCTGGCCGTCGTGCATCTCTCCATGGCTACTCTGGAAAGAGCGGCAACGTCGAAAATACACTGGCCGGCTTTGGGCTGCGCATAGACTTTGGCCGAACATGTACACTCGCCGATCGCGAGCTGGTGTTCGTTGATTACTCCATAGACTGCATCGAAGTATCCGTAGGTGTGCTCGACCTGGTCGATGTAACCAAGAGGTTCTGTCGGTGGATAGTTAGGATCATCGTAGGTCGGGCCCATGTCCTTACCCACATAACGCGGATACGGTTCGATGAATGGATATACGGCTCTCTGTGCGCCTGGTTCATAATCCGCCGGTGGAACGTAGACATACCTGAAATCGCAGAGACCACAATCTGCGGAATGGCTGGTCATGACCGACCCATCAACCGATGCGCCCTTGGTGACGATGATGGTCGTGCAGGCCCAACCGATCGTTACGATTGCGGCAACCGCAAGCAAGACTAACAGGATCTTACGCAATTGAAACCCCTCCCAACAAAATGTATTGGGGATATACCCCGGATTTAAGGTCGTTAGACCTTATTCAATCACAGTAAAGACAAGTAGATCTTTTCCCACGGAATTACCCGTCTCTAAAGAAGTGGAGTATCCCGTAAAATACAGCTTTTTGTCTCCATAACAGAACGATAGTATCGCATCGTCCTTTGAGCCTCCGACTGCGAGCCTATCCAGAATTTTACCGGCGGTGTTCACCCGGATGATCCAACCGTCGGCCATTCCATGGTTTCCAACCACATCTTTATCGCTGGATGTTGAATAACCGGCTACAATGAATTCATCTTTTCCAACCTGTACAACTCCACGTGCGATGTCTGAGAAGCTTCCGCCGAAATTGTTGCTGGAGATCTCTGTTCCATCGGGTGAAATATACGCAATCCAGAAATCCTTTCCGCCGAGTCCGCTGGAGAACATCGAAATCCCCGCGTCCTGTTCTCCGACCACGACTATGTTTCCATCGCTCGCAACTATTAAATCCGATCCCGCTTCGTACCAGAAACCTCCGTATTGATTGAACCATTGTATGATTCCGTCGCTCCCTATCTTCAAAACGGACGTTTGTTCTTCAACGTAGTTGCAACTGACGTTGCAGTCTTTGAACGCGTAGTACCCGACAACGTAAATCGAACCGTCGTCGCCTATGGCGATCCTTTTAGCGCAATCTTCGCTCCGGTAGGCCCCGGCGAGCCACTGCCCGAGCAACTCTCCGTCGCAGTTGAGCTCTATTACCCAGAAATCCTCGCCCCAGTCGTACCCTATGACATCTCCGTTATCCGATCTGGTATATCCCGCAACGAGTATATTTCCTTCGGGAGTCTCCACCACATCGTAGGCGTAGTCCTGTCCGCTTCCACCGAAGGTTTTCTGCCACTCAAGCTCGCCCGTCGA
This portion of the Mesotoga infera genome encodes:
- a CDS encoding dipeptidase, with product MRKILLVLLAVAAIVTIGWACTTIIVTKGASVDGSVMTSHSADCGLCDFRYVYVPPADYEPGAQRAVYPFIEPYPRYVGKDMGPTYDDPNYPPTEPLGYIDQVEHTYGYFDAVYGVINEHQLAIGECTCSAKVYAQPKAGQCIFDVAALSRVAMERCTTAREAIELMGALAVEYGYYGWGETLTITDPQEAWVFEICATPDQKSALWAAKKVPDGEVFVESNMFRIRELDPNDPDIMFSPNLIEVATAAGWYDPSSGPIDWMATVSTGEYSMPYYSLRRTWRVLDRVAPSLELSPWVEDSFTKAYPFSVVPDKKLSVADVIDLFRDHYEGTEFDLTQGLAAGPFGNPNRYSGSSKLIKGSWERALSIFRCEYVFVSQVRDWLPDPVGGVVWWGAAAPHETILVPMYCGITDVPYAYDSGSLQKFDRDVASWAFNFMGNWAELKWSYMYPEIQAFQKKTEGKLFAMQSAVETAAAQLYEVDPELCKEFLTDYVADVTDRVMAETWEFNEYLITKYRDGYINIPDVGKSVGYPDWWLKEVGYADGHIFGPDGYKAK